The genomic stretch GAGCGCTGCGGCGTCGACGCGTTCGACCTCCTTCAGCTGCACAACCCGGATCGCACCGGCTACAGCGACCCGCGCGTCTGGGAGGCCATGGAGGCGGTGCGGGCGGCGGGGCTGACGCGGATGCTGGGCGTCGCGCCCGGGCCGGCGAACGGCTTCACGCTCGACCTGATCGACTGCTTCGAGCGGTTCGGCCCGTCGCTGGACTGGGCGATGATCATCCTCAGCCCGATGGAGCCGTGGCCGGGGTCGCTCGTGCTCGACGCGGCGGCCGAGCACGGGGTGCGCACGATCACGCGCGTCGCCGACTACGGCGGGCTGTTCTGGGACGACGTCCACCCCGGGCACGTGTTCCGCGAGAAGGATCACCGGCTGTTCCGGCCCGCGGGGTGGGTCGAGCGCGGCGACGAGCGCCTCGAGCGCATGCGCCCGATCGCCGAGCGCCACGGGCTCACGGTCATGCAGCTCGCGTGCCAGTGGGACCTCGCCCAGCCGACGGTGTCCTGCGTCGCGCCGACGCTCATCCAGGAGGCGGGGCCGGACGCGCGGACGGTCGAATCCAAGCGGGCCGAGCTCGCGGGCGTGCCGGCGTCGGTCGTGCTCTCGGATCCGGAGATCGAAGAGCTGCGCGCGATCGGCGACAACACCGGTTCGATGGTGCTCAAGGGCGCCGCGCTCGACCACGCCGGTGAGCCGCAGCCCGACCGCTGGTCGCTGGACTCCTCGCTGGCCGAGGTGGCGTCGCGGTGGCGCATCGATCCCGCGCGGGATCTCGTCAAGACGGCGTAGCCGAGCTGCGGTGATCCGGGTTGTCGGAGGCACCGGAGAGGCGTACGGTCGGCAGTGGATCCCGGAGAGAGGAGTCCCACCATGCCTGTCGCGTTCATCCTGGACTTCGACGGAGCGACGTCCGCCCAGTACGACGCGGTCATCGAGGAGATGCAGCTCGGCGGCCGCACCCCGCCGGGCGCGCTCTACCACGCCGCTGGACCGACCGAGACGGGGTGGCGCGTCGTCGACGTCTGGGAGACCGACGAGGCGTTCCAGGACTTCACGGCGCGCACGGTCGCTCCGGCCACGCAGGCCCACGGGCTGGCCGAGCCGCGCGTCCAGCGGCTGGAGGTCGCACAGGTGCGGGAGGGCGGCTCGGCCGGCTCGGATGCCGCGCTGCTGCAGGTCGTCCGCATGCCCGGCGTCACCGCCGAGACGTTCCACGCGGCGGACGCCCAGGTCCTGCCGCTGCCCGACGAGATCGTGTTCCACGTCAACGGTCCGGACGAGGGCGGGTGGTTCGTCATCGACACGTGGACCTCGAAGGAGGCACGCGACGCGTTCCTCGAGGAGCGGGTCCGGCCGGCATTCGAGACGGCAGGGCTCACAGGCCCGCCGGCGTTCGAGGACATGTCGCTGCACGCGACGATGATGCGCGCCTGATCGGCTCAGCCGGCGACGGACAGCACCGCGTCGAGCGTGTCCGCCTCCGCCGCCGGCTTGTCCGGGCGGTGGCGGATCACGCGGGCGAAGCGCAGCGCCACCCCGCCGGGGTAGCGCGGGCTGGTCTGGATGCCGTCGAACGCGATCTCGACGACGAGCTCGGGACGGACCTGCACGGCGTAGCGCGTGCGGGCCGTCTCGAGCTCGAGCAGGCGCCGGGTCTGCCAGGCGAGCATCTCGTCGGTGAGGCCCTTGAAGGTCTTGCCGAGCATGACGAAGCTCGTCGCCGTGGAGTCGCCGGGGTCGCGCGCGCCGAGGTGGAGGTTGCTGAGCCAGCCCCGGCGGCGGCCGTGGCCCCATTCGGCGGCGAGGACGACGAGGTCGAGCGTGTGGACCGGCTTGACCTTCAGCCAGCCGGCGCCGCGGCTGCCGGCGGCGTACGGGGCATCGAGGGCCTTGAGCATGATGCCCTCGTGGCCGGCGTCGAGGGTGCGGGCGAGGAAGTCCCGGGCCTGCCGGGTCGTCGTGACGGGCTCGCGGGGCGTGCGCTGGTTGTGCGGGACCAGCTCGGCGAGGAGCGCGGCGCGTTCCCGGCCCGGGAGGTCGATCGTGTCGTTGCCGTCGAGGCGCAGGACGTCGAAGAGGAACGGCGTCAGGGCGATCGCGGGGGTCTTGCTCGAGGTGGCGAACCTCGAGGCGGTGACCTGGAACGGCTGGGGGCGGCCGCCGGGCTTGAGCGCGATCGCCTCGCCGTCGAGGACGACGTCGGCGACCGGCAGCGCCCGGGCGGCGACGACGATCTCCGGCACGCGGGCGGTCACGTCGTCCAGGCTCCTCGTGAAGACCGCCACGTCGCTGCCGCTGCGGTGCACCTGGATGCGCGCGCCGTCGAGCTTGGCCTCGGCGGCGGCGGGGGCGTCCTTGAGCTTGCCGAACGCGTCGTCGACGTCCTTGGCGGGTCTGGCGAGCATCGGGCGGACGGGACGGCCGACCTCGAGCGTAAAGCGATCCAGGGCGTTCGGTCCCTCGGTGAGCGCGGCGTGGGCGACCGGCGCGAGGTCGCCGCGGAGCATGAAGGCGCGCTGGACGCGCGCCGGGGTGGTCGCGGTGGCCTTGGCGAGCGCCTGGACCATGAGGCCTTCGAGCGCGCCCTGGCGCAGGTCGCCGCCGAGGAGACGTCTGAGGTAGGTCTGCTCCGCGGGCGTGGCCTGGGCGAACAGGGCGTGGAGCGCCTGCTTCCTCGCGGCCTGCGAGCCGGGTCCGCTCGTCCGGCCGATCGCGTCGAACGCGGCGTCGACGTCGTGGACGGCCAGCGTCGGCGGGCCGGTGCTGCTCGGGGCCGGGACGTCGCCCAGCGCGGCCCACCCCACGCCGATCTGGCGCTGCCTGAGCTCGCCCGAGAGGAACGCGACGCCGGCCTCGATCTCGTCCGGCCGGAGGTGGGCGAGCGCGGCGGCGA from Capillimicrobium parvum encodes the following:
- a CDS encoding aldo/keto reductase, whose amino-acid sequence is MDPTHTALGSWSGGRFMHFGEPLDDDRLTALLRPGDGIDTVLTADVYGEGEADRLVGRALSGVPRDSYCLVGAIGHDFYEGERAGSKGFPRFTSTRDPSQWASYAREATERSLERCGVDAFDLLQLHNPDRTGYSDPRVWEAMEAVRAAGLTRMLGVAPGPANGFTLDLIDCFERFGPSLDWAMIILSPMEPWPGSLVLDAAAEHGVRTITRVADYGGLFWDDVHPGHVFREKDHRLFRPAGWVERGDERLERMRPIAERHGLTVMQLACQWDLAQPTVSCVAPTLIQEAGPDARTVESKRAELAGVPASVVLSDPEIEELRAIGDNTGSMVLKGAALDHAGEPQPDRWSLDSSLAEVASRWRIDPARDLVKTA
- a CDS encoding ATP-dependent DNA ligase, which translates into the protein MLLADLAHTSDVIGATRSRTAKTTELAAALAHLRPDEIEAGVAFLSGELRQRQIGVGWAALGDVPAPSSTGPPTLAVHDVDAAFDAIGRTSGPGSQAARKQALHALFAQATPAEQTYLRRLLGGDLRQGALEGLMVQALAKATATTPARVQRAFMLRGDLAPVAHAALTEGPNALDRFTLEVGRPVRPMLARPAKDVDDAFGKLKDAPAAAEAKLDGARIQVHRSGSDVAVFTRSLDDVTARVPEIVVAARALPVADVVLDGEAIALKPGGRPQPFQVTASRFATSSKTPAIALTPFLFDVLRLDGNDTIDLPGRERAALLAELVPHNQRTPREPVTTTRQARDFLARTLDAGHEGIMLKALDAPYAAGSRGAGWLKVKPVHTLDLVVLAAEWGHGRRRGWLSNLHLGARDPGDSTATSFVMLGKTFKGLTDEMLAWQTRRLLELETARTRYAVQVRPELVVEIAFDGIQTSPRYPGGVALRFARVIRHRPDKPAAEADTLDAVLSVAG